One window from the genome of Paenibacillus azoreducens encodes:
- a CDS encoding WXG100 family type VII secretion target: MANRIKIDPEQIQRIGDRFLQCCEQNLSMAKELKSLIDGLQGDWEGKSRERFYSSYQDAHKQLESASTLLKNVGDELKAISERFRKTDAST, encoded by the coding sequence TTGGCAAACCGCATTAAAATCGACCCGGAGCAAATACAGCGGATTGGAGACCGTTTTCTTCAGTGCTGCGAGCAGAACTTATCCATGGCCAAGGAATTGAAATCTTTGATCGACGGGCTGCAGGGGGATTGGGAAGGGAAATCGCGCGAGCGGTTTTACTCTTCCTATCAGGACGCTCATAAACAGCTGGAAAGCGCATCTACGCTGCTGAAAAACGTCGGGGATGAGCTTAAGGCTATCTCTGAAAGGTTCAGAAAAACGGATGCAAGCACATAG
- a CDS encoding WXG100 family type VII secretion target, whose protein sequence is MPIRVDVAVLQSIARQVRSGSRRLQNEGSRVNSNVQGMLWTGNAYQRFIKGYRDTNLKLNRTIEQMDAFADQLERIAEAFRQADLEEDRRREQEERARREREAMARSSSNQRR, encoded by the coding sequence ATGCCTATTCGTGTTGATGTGGCGGTTCTGCAGAGCATTGCAAGGCAGGTCCGTTCCGGAAGCAGACGGCTGCAAAATGAAGGAAGCAGGGTCAATAGCAACGTACAGGGCATGCTTTGGACAGGAAATGCTTATCAGAGATTCATTAAAGGGTACCGCGATACGAATCTCAAGCTAAACCGGACGATTGAACAGATGGATGCCTTTGCCGATCAATTGGAGAGAATTGCCGAAGCATTCCGTCAAGCCGATCTGGAGGAGGACAGAAGGCGTGAACAGGAGGAGCGGGCCCGCCGGGAGCGCGAAGCGATGGCCCGTTCCTCATCGAACCAGAGGAGATAA
- a CDS encoding RHS repeat-associated core domain-containing protein, with protein sequence MKIEVDVSSLKQTGRSLKSAANEIEYIQSSLQRAMSQLTMESRRRPEVDSTFRMISQRLSELKEEMDELSNFSERKGEQFADDDAYGQKIETGKWWEIFKAGASMVLDFVPIIGNAKGLIEAVTGRDLITGDKLAPWERALAVAGPLGKGVRNTAKVVRFADEVVEGVTFVAKHGDDVAGLAKKTERAAEAAVDIKRAEQTAEAASNAKKAEHAAEATGDMRRAEHGAQTAGSGKQAEHASVATGDMRKAEHGAQTAGSGKQGEHAAEASGDMRKPEHSANAAGSGKHAGDTVKSSEGLSKDALAAGLGAGAGGAAVATGAHMLGSSAKKTAGTVKNAASETSRNATELSKSSVPKTGDTTKVSFTTETKQSQNLTSRNTKSCGGDPIHMGTGDQFIDHTAIRLYGASTWPFIMHYHSGLLQESEMGAAWTHNYAMRLIKSGEMPFGSGSLTLYWNAARRNRYILGEDGVYRTEDIDAKWDELHSDGDGYRLICRKTQEVYVFSKEGILLKHINAEGHTLKIDHNGMGYTERLTDEITGRSLDFHYNSRGLLAKVEDTERTLSFEYNEQNQMIRFTDPNGHRTDISCDAEGRIMSTVVEGEVQFENTFDEHHRIVAQSNGEGHVMRLAYDDEILPGSIVTILTNALGHQTKYVHDARCLLTEIEYPDGSKINYTYNEHGQEESRVYSDGRAEYNRYDDQGRLNQYTDELGHITSFDYNERGQLVRLVDAEQHETKYHYDEMHRLVRVTRHDGSYSETEYNGQGLKSSYRDFNGAIRQFIYKENGDLEAWEDAEGRRTMVELDGAGRVAVLVDALGGRAVREYDGNDNLIRAQNALGHTWQYEYDANDRLLRSQHPSGGETRYIYTATGKLASVTDPLQQTAQYVYDEEDQLVTEMDPLGNKTSLEYDKVGRLISVIDPLDRTTQYQYDAAGRLQAVIDGEGRLVRQLTYDQAGNPIAVMNGLGHTTSYRFNHLHQVTEVMDAAGRVTRYKYDELSRLTEVVEAEQAVYRQEYDGEDRQISYTDANHNRTELRYDRTGLLTEEKNASGNAILFTYDLRGLLSSRINGRKQSTAYSYDMAGRLTRFKDDAGEIALNYDEDGRVISLAEGESVLSRVYDKAGRLIASTDTLGYTIRYAYDAAGRLTMLTYPDGKTVEYRYNAAGEMVEVKDWRERLTRYSYDQSGKLVETIRANGSREKRRYDAAGQLTKLTDQTALGMMLQQFRLTYNEIGQIIQEEDKQYTYDRLRRLISGAYKGRIHTYQYDLGGNLTQSTDTETGQVSSYQYASDNRLQSLGDHPVEMDADGNLLYASNGESMSSYEYDARNRLVKSGKIRYTYNMLGTRTSVSWKGKTTQYVVDDLGELSRVLMELDEQGKPIAYYVYGLGLIGREDAAGNYASYHSDIRGSTTLLTDEQCRVTDRYTYGIYGEIEHHEGHTRQPFQYNGRDGVMTDPNGLYYMRARYYDPALKRFLNRDVIQGDLTDGQTLNRYAYVNGDPVSYVDPLGLFKCPTEGTGEGLTRSTGRSTGSIDPVKFDRMKKAFEKQGGVIDQSDEAIRYLDYRGAEAVTWNEKTIQLRQNPTTSAVFEEFIHTAQYRAGKIPDQTPRTVLTVEIEAAEKLINYRKAYGIPNVETRATIERLRRMRQELDELGK encoded by the coding sequence TTGAAAATTGAAGTGGATGTATCCAGTTTGAAGCAGACGGGGAGAAGCTTAAAATCCGCCGCCAACGAAATCGAATATATTCAATCAAGTCTGCAGCGGGCCATGAGTCAATTGACGATGGAAAGCCGCAGGCGTCCCGAAGTGGACAGCACCTTCAGAATGATCAGCCAACGGTTAAGCGAACTCAAAGAAGAAATGGACGAGCTTTCGAATTTCTCGGAACGTAAGGGCGAACAATTTGCCGATGACGATGCATACGGACAGAAAATCGAAACCGGGAAATGGTGGGAAATATTTAAAGCCGGAGCCAGCATGGTTTTGGACTTTGTACCGATCATCGGAAATGCCAAAGGATTGATCGAAGCTGTAACCGGCCGCGATTTGATTACTGGCGATAAGCTTGCCCCGTGGGAGAGAGCGCTCGCAGTAGCTGGTCCGCTTGGCAAAGGTGTTCGTAATACGGCTAAAGTGGTACGTTTCGCCGATGAAGTGGTGGAAGGCGTTACTTTTGTTGCCAAGCATGGCGATGATGTGGCAGGTTTGGCGAAAAAGACCGAGCGTGCGGCGGAAGCGGCTGTTGACATAAAAAGGGCAGAGCAAACTGCCGAAGCGGCCTCCAATGCCAAAAAAGCGGAACATGCGGCTGAGGCGACCGGGGATATGAGAAGGGCAGAGCACGGGGCCCAAACTGCTGGCAGTGGAAAACAAGCTGAGCATGCATCCGTGGCGACCGGGGATATGAGAAAGGCGGAGCATGGGGCCCAAACTGCTGGTAGTGGAAAACAAGGCGAACATGCAGCCGAGGCGAGCGGCGATATGAGAAAGCCGGAGCATTCAGCCAATGCTGCTGGTAGCGGAAAACATGCGGGAGACACGGTTAAATCATCCGAGGGTTTGTCCAAGGATGCGCTTGCAGCTGGACTGGGGGCCGGCGCTGGCGGTGCAGCAGTGGCCACGGGGGCTCATATGTTAGGATCGAGCGCCAAAAAAACGGCTGGAACCGTCAAGAATGCTGCGAGTGAAACTTCGAGAAACGCTACCGAGTTGTCCAAATCCAGTGTTCCAAAAACCGGAGATACAACAAAAGTAAGCTTTACAACGGAAACTAAACAAAGTCAAAATCTAACCAGCCGCAATACGAAAAGCTGTGGGGGCGACCCGATCCATATGGGGACGGGGGATCAATTTATTGACCATACGGCGATCAGATTATACGGCGCCTCTACGTGGCCTTTTATTATGCATTATCATTCAGGGCTGCTTCAGGAAAGCGAAATGGGAGCGGCTTGGACGCATAACTATGCCATGCGTTTAATAAAATCCGGGGAAATGCCATTCGGGAGCGGGAGTCTGACGCTTTATTGGAATGCGGCCAGAAGAAATCGGTACATTCTTGGTGAAGATGGGGTATATCGGACAGAGGATATCGATGCAAAATGGGATGAACTGCATTCGGACGGGGATGGTTATCGGCTCATATGCCGAAAAACGCAAGAGGTGTATGTGTTTTCGAAGGAAGGGATCCTGTTAAAACATATCAATGCGGAAGGCCACACGCTGAAGATCGACCATAATGGAATGGGATATACCGAGCGGCTGACCGATGAAATTACGGGGAGGAGTCTTGATTTTCACTATAACAGTCGCGGACTATTGGCTAAAGTGGAGGACACGGAACGTACCCTTAGCTTCGAATACAATGAACAGAATCAGATGATCCGGTTTACGGACCCGAATGGGCATAGAACCGATATATCATGTGATGCTGAAGGTAGGATCATGTCTACGGTTGTGGAGGGAGAAGTACAGTTCGAGAATACCTTTGACGAACATCATCGAATTGTCGCCCAAAGCAATGGCGAGGGGCATGTTATGCGTTTGGCTTATGACGATGAAATCCTGCCCGGCAGCATAGTAACCATTTTAACGAACGCATTGGGGCATCAAACCAAGTATGTTCACGATGCACGCTGTTTGCTGACAGAAATCGAATACCCGGACGGCAGCAAGATCAACTATACATATAATGAACACGGACAAGAGGAAAGCCGGGTGTACTCGGATGGCAGAGCCGAATACAACCGCTACGACGACCAGGGACGGTTGAATCAGTATACGGATGAGCTGGGACATATCACTTCATTCGATTACAATGAGCGCGGACAGCTTGTCCGGCTTGTGGATGCGGAGCAGCATGAAACGAAATACCATTATGATGAAATGCATCGCTTGGTTCGCGTTACGAGACATGACGGAAGTTACTCGGAAACGGAGTATAACGGGCAAGGTCTCAAATCCTCTTATCGTGATTTTAATGGCGCAATTCGTCAATTTATATATAAGGAAAACGGTGATCTTGAGGCATGGGAGGATGCAGAAGGCCGCCGAACGATGGTGGAACTCGATGGTGCCGGCCGGGTTGCGGTACTTGTAGATGCACTTGGCGGAAGAGCGGTCCGGGAATATGACGGCAATGATAATTTGATTCGAGCACAAAATGCGCTCGGCCATACATGGCAATATGAATATGACGCCAATGACCGCCTGCTCCGAAGCCAACATCCTTCCGGCGGCGAAACCCGATATATCTATACGGCTACGGGGAAACTTGCATCGGTAACGGACCCGCTTCAGCAAACAGCGCAGTATGTTTATGACGAAGAGGATCAGCTGGTAACAGAAATGGATCCGCTAGGGAATAAGACCTCGCTCGAATATGATAAGGTTGGCCGTCTAATTAGCGTTATCGATCCGCTGGACCGTACCACGCAATATCAATACGATGCGGCAGGAAGGCTTCAGGCCGTGATCGATGGGGAAGGGCGCTTGGTTCGGCAGTTAACCTACGACCAGGCAGGAAACCCGATTGCTGTTATGAACGGACTGGGCCATACAACAAGCTATCGTTTCAATCATCTGCATCAGGTTACGGAAGTCATGGATGCGGCAGGGCGAGTTACGCGTTATAAATACGATGAATTATCCCGCCTAACCGAAGTGGTGGAAGCGGAGCAAGCGGTGTATCGTCAGGAATATGACGGGGAAGACAGACAGATCTCCTATACCGATGCGAACCATAACCGTACCGAGCTTCGCTATGATCGTACCGGTTTGCTTACGGAGGAAAAGAACGCGTCGGGGAATGCTATTCTCTTTACGTATGACCTTCGCGGCTTATTGTCTTCCCGGATCAACGGAAGAAAGCAGTCGACAGCTTACAGCTATGACATGGCGGGCCGCCTGACCCGTTTCAAAGACGATGCTGGCGAGATCGCGCTGAACTATGATGAGGATGGTCGCGTCATCTCCCTTGCAGAAGGCGAGTCCGTCTTATCCCGTGTGTACGACAAAGCCGGCCGCTTGATTGCAAGTACTGACACCCTAGGATACACGATCCGCTATGCGTATGATGCCGCCGGGCGTTTGACGATGCTGACCTATCCGGACGGCAAAACGGTTGAGTATCGATACAATGCCGCTGGCGAGATGGTGGAAGTGAAAGATTGGCGTGAACGGCTGACACGATACAGCTATGACCAAAGCGGAAAACTTGTAGAGACCATAAGAGCCAATGGCAGCAGGGAAAAACGAAGATATGATGCTGCCGGTCAATTAACGAAGCTGACCGATCAGACGGCGCTGGGCATGATGCTGCAGCAATTCCGCTTAACCTACAATGAGATCGGGCAGATCATCCAGGAAGAGGACAAGCAATATACGTATGATCGATTGCGTCGTTTAATCAGCGGAGCATACAAGGGAAGAATCCATACCTATCAGTACGATTTAGGTGGCAACCTTACCCAGAGCACAGATACGGAAACAGGCCAAGTTTCTTCATACCAGTATGCTTCAGACAACCGTTTGCAAAGCTTGGGAGACCATCCGGTCGAAATGGATGCCGACGGGAACCTGCTGTACGCCAGCAACGGCGAAAGCATGTCATCGTACGAATATGATGCGCGGAACCGCTTGGTAAAATCAGGAAAGATCAGATATACTTATAACATGCTGGGAACCCGGACCTCAGTGAGCTGGAAAGGAAAAACGACGCAATATGTCGTGGATGACCTTGGAGAGCTGAGCCGTGTTCTGATGGAGCTGGATGAGCAGGGCAAGCCGATAGCGTATTATGTATACGGCTTAGGCCTGATCGGACGTGAAGACGCCGCCGGCAACTATGCAAGCTACCACAGCGATATCCGCGGCAGCACCACGCTGCTGACTGATGAACAGTGCCGTGTGACCGACCGGTACACCTACGGAATCTATGGTGAGATAGAACACCATGAAGGCCATACCCGCCAGCCTTTCCAATACAATGGCCGAGACGGTGTCATGACGGACCCGAATGGGCTGTATTATATGCGTGCACGTTATTACGATCCGGCGCTTAAACGTTTCCTGAACCGTGACGTGATCCAAGGGGATCTAACGGATGGCCAGACCCTGAACCGTTATGCGTATGTAAACGGAGATCCGGTGAGTTATGTGGATCCGTTGGGGTTGTTTAAGTGTCCGACTGAGGGGACGGGTGAAGGTCTTACAAGAAGTACGGGGCGTTCTACTGGTTCTATAGACCCTGTTAAATTTGATAGGATGAAAAAGGCATTTGAAAAACAAGGAGGAGTAATTGACCAGTCCGACGAGGCAATAAGGTATTTAGATTACCGTGGGGCAGAGGCTGTCACTTGGAATGAGAAAACAATACAATTAAGGCAGAATCCAACGACTTCTGCGGTATTTGAAGAATTCATTCATACTGCACAATACAGAGCAGGGAAAATACCCGACCAAACGCCAAGAACAGTGCTCACCGTGGAAATTGAAGCCGCCGAAAAACTCATAAATTACAGAAAAGCGTATGGGATTCCAAATGTTGAGACAAGAGCTACGATTGAGAGATTGAGAAGAATGAGACAAGAATTAGATGAACTAGGGAAATGA
- a CDS encoding NAD(P)/FAD-dependent oxidoreductase codes for MQKEMNPCYDVTIIGGGPTGLFAAFYAGMRDMKTKVIEAAPYLGGKLPYYREKFLYDIGGIEAITAEDLTKELEAQARTFDPTIVLSQLIETMERLDDGTFRLTSQTGEVHLTHTVLVAAGGGTLVAEKLDLPNARQYEGRHLHYKAESLEQFRNKRVLISGGGDSAVDWAIALASIAESVTIVHRRDEFRAHEGNVAQMRNTSVHIMTSSLLCGIHGDQERIYEVTIEHFDSGEISVLEIDEILVCHGVKPDLGEIKHWGLKIERGRVIVDAWMQTSIPGIFAAGDVAEYPGKLPGLIAGGFMEGPAAINRAKAYLEPYEDIKPIWSTGHPKLMAIHGES; via the coding sequence ATGCAGAAAGAAATGAATCCGTGTTATGATGTGACGATTATCGGCGGGGGGCCGACAGGACTTTTTGCCGCTTTTTATGCAGGAATGCGGGATATGAAGACAAAGGTGATCGAGGCCGCGCCGTATCTCGGAGGAAAGCTGCCTTACTATCGCGAGAAATTTTTGTATGACATCGGCGGTATCGAGGCTATCACGGCAGAGGATCTCACGAAAGAGCTGGAAGCGCAGGCCCGTACATTCGATCCGACCATCGTGTTATCCCAGCTTATTGAGACCATGGAACGTCTTGATGACGGTACCTTCCGTTTAACGAGCCAAACCGGGGAAGTGCATCTGACGCACACCGTATTGGTGGCTGCCGGAGGAGGGACGCTGGTAGCGGAGAAGTTGGACTTGCCCAATGCCCGGCAATATGAAGGACGTCATCTGCATTATAAAGCTGAGAGCCTGGAGCAATTCCGCAATAAAAGAGTATTGATCTCCGGTGGAGGGGATTCGGCAGTCGATTGGGCCATCGCGCTGGCATCCATCGCCGAATCCGTTACCATCGTGCATCGCAGAGACGAGTTTCGTGCCCATGAAGGCAATGTGGCCCAGATGAGGAATACTTCGGTGCATATCATGACTTCTTCGCTGTTATGCGGGATTCACGGAGATCAAGAACGCATCTATGAAGTAACGATTGAACATTTCGATTCGGGTGAAATCTCGGTGCTTGAGATCGATGAGATTCTTGTCTGCCACGGCGTTAAACCGGATTTAGGGGAAATCAAACACTGGGGTCTGAAAATTGAACGGGGGCGCGTTATTGTTGACGCGTGGATGCAGACATCCATTCCGGGAATTTTCGCTGCCGGAGATGTCGCAGAATACCCGGGCAAGCTGCCGGGGCTTATCGCGGGAGGGTTCATGGAAGGCCCTGCAGCCATCAACCGTGCAAAAGCGTATTTGGAGCCCTATGAGGATATAAAGCCGATCTGGTCGACGGGTCATCCCAAGCTGATGGCCATTCACGGCGAGTCGTAA
- a CDS encoding helix-turn-helix transcriptional regulator: MEQKIRSQHIHGYFDGLSAYLNKNDTQPGEERLVLSPFLGTGVISRLKIRQGIEVIVSDMTLEEDWDQVIHEDRVFEINYCFSGRTDCLFKGNRFSTGIHSGNVYSVEDSEIRLFRRSKERYRGLEIRMTPEQVLRYFKGDEACVKGWLKDQAGRISPLMNSLPLQRAMHEMLCSPYHGSLKKLHMESKIMEIILLVLEKYTMGKDQFPGSWMKKQDIEKLYAARQIIAGRLENPLSLKELARAAELNEFKLKKGFKELFGMTVFAYVRDQRLEKGAYLMQAEQMNVGEAAAAVGYSNPSNFSAAFHKKNVYRRTF; the protein is encoded by the coding sequence ATGGAACAAAAAATTCGATCGCAGCATATCCACGGGTATTTTGACGGGCTCTCCGCTTATCTGAATAAAAATGATACACAGCCGGGGGAGGAGCGGCTTGTGCTTTCGCCATTTCTGGGAACAGGCGTCATTTCCCGCCTGAAAATCAGGCAGGGCATTGAGGTTATCGTATCCGACATGACTTTGGAGGAAGACTGGGATCAGGTTATTCACGAGGACCGGGTATTTGAGATTAATTATTGTTTCAGCGGCCGCACGGACTGCTTGTTCAAGGGAAACCGTTTTTCCACCGGCATTCATTCCGGTAATGTGTATTCGGTGGAAGATAGCGAAATCCGGTTGTTCAGGAGATCCAAAGAGAGATATCGGGGGCTTGAGATCCGGATGACACCGGAACAGGTATTGCGCTACTTTAAAGGTGATGAGGCATGCGTGAAGGGGTGGCTTAAAGACCAGGCGGGACGGATCAGCCCGTTGATGAACTCCCTGCCCTTGCAGCGGGCCATGCATGAAATGCTCTGTTCCCCGTACCATGGATCGTTGAAAAAGCTTCACATGGAAAGCAAAATTATGGAGATCATATTACTGGTATTGGAAAAATATACGATGGGGAAGGATCAGTTCCCTGGTTCTTGGATGAAAAAGCAGGATATTGAGAAACTTTATGCTGCCAGACAAATTATCGCAGGGCGGCTGGAAAATCCGCTATCGCTGAAAGAACTGGCAAGGGCTGCCGAATTAAACGAATTCAAGCTGAAGAAGGGCTTCAAGGAGCTGTTTGGCATGACAGTGTTCGCATACGTCCGGGATCAACGTCTGGAGAAAGGAGCCTATTTGATGCAGGCTGAACAGATGAATGTGGGCGAGGCCGCGGCGGCCGTCGGATACAGTAATCCAAGCAATTTTTCCGCCGCCTTTCATAAGAAAAACGTCTATCGACGTACTTTCTAG
- a CDS encoding MarR family winged helix-turn-helix transcriptional regulator, whose protein sequence is MPTHATTPTIQQIERQIQSYHMDVDAQAVLVAARLVAAGGQISQAAEIHFSRFGLSTGRYRLLADLEDHEGELLPSQLAEHLGVTRATVTGLIDNLERDGLVSRRMSAEDGRQRSVVLTESGTTKLREMANEHYERLEAMVRLLSIEERSVFLDLLDRVTQGISALTDD, encoded by the coding sequence ATGCCAACCCATGCCACTACGCCTACGATTCAACAAATTGAACGGCAAATTCAAAGTTATCACATGGATGTCGATGCACAGGCGGTGCTTGTCGCAGCCCGATTGGTTGCGGCCGGAGGGCAAATTAGCCAGGCTGCCGAGATTCATTTTTCCAGGTTCGGATTATCTACGGGGCGCTACCGCTTATTGGCGGATCTCGAAGATCATGAAGGGGAGTTATTGCCTTCGCAGCTGGCCGAGCATCTAGGGGTGACGCGTGCTACCGTGACGGGACTTATCGATAATCTGGAGCGGGATGGGCTTGTGTCCAGGCGGATGAGCGCTGAAGACGGACGCCAAAGATCGGTCGTTTTGACTGAATCGGGAACAACAAAACTGCGTGAGATGGCAAATGAGCATTACGAACGTTTGGAAGCGATGGTTCGTTTGCTTAGCATCGAGGAGCGCAGTGTGTTTCTGGATCTTCTTGATCGTGTAACGCAAGGAATTTCGGCTTTGACGGATGATTAA
- a CDS encoding IS110 family transposase — translation MEVLIERCCGLDVHKKSITACIITPQGKEIRTFATMTRNLIELVDWVKQHRCTHVAMESTGDYWKPIYNLLELEELKPMVVNAQHIKSVPGRKTDVKDAEWIAKLLRHGLVQGSYIPDRDQRELREVIRYRRSIIEERTREANRLQKVLEGGNIKLSSVASNVLGVSGRNMLEAIINGETDVSVLADFAQKKLKLKKEQLKLALEGRLGPHQLLMIEKQLAHIDYLNELITELDTEIDKRMDPFAEDLKLLDSIPGVGKRTAEQILAEIGTDMSRFPTPGHLCSWAGMTPGHDESAGKKRSAKTRKGNKKLRSALTEAARAVTRKKNSYLAAQYHRIAARRGKNRAAVAVGHTILTIVHILLTRKQEYVELGFDYFDKRKRDILINNSIKRLESLGLTVSIQEQTA, via the coding sequence ATGGAAGTGTTAATCGAACGTTGCTGCGGTCTGGATGTTCACAAGAAGAGCATCACCGCCTGCATTATCACCCCTCAAGGAAAGGAGATTCGAACATTTGCTACAATGACCCGAAACCTGATTGAATTGGTAGACTGGGTCAAACAACACCGTTGCACCCATGTCGCGATGGAAAGCACCGGAGACTACTGGAAACCGATATATAACCTGTTGGAATTGGAAGAACTCAAGCCCATGGTCGTGAATGCGCAACATATTAAATCTGTCCCTGGACGTAAAACGGATGTCAAGGATGCTGAATGGATTGCCAAGCTGCTGCGGCATGGTTTGGTGCAAGGAAGCTATATTCCGGACCGAGATCAAAGGGAACTGCGAGAGGTGATTCGTTACCGGCGAAGCATTATTGAAGAACGAACGCGTGAAGCGAATCGGCTTCAAAAGGTGCTCGAAGGCGGCAACATCAAGCTATCCTCAGTCGCTTCCAACGTACTCGGGGTTTCCGGACGAAACATGTTGGAAGCCATAATTAACGGTGAAACCGATGTTTCTGTCTTGGCCGATTTCGCCCAAAAGAAACTAAAGCTGAAGAAAGAACAGTTGAAACTGGCGCTGGAAGGGCGACTTGGCCCTCATCAACTGCTCATGATCGAGAAGCAGCTCGCCCATATCGATTATCTGAACGAATTGATCACCGAATTGGATACAGAAATCGATAAACGTATGGACCCTTTTGCTGAGGACCTGAAGTTATTGGATTCGATCCCCGGTGTCGGTAAACGAACTGCCGAACAAATCTTGGCAGAGATCGGTACGGACATGTCGCGGTTTCCAACCCCTGGCCATTTATGTTCCTGGGCAGGGATGACTCCAGGTCACGATGAAAGCGCGGGGAAGAAAAGGTCAGCCAAAACACGAAAAGGAAACAAAAAACTGCGAAGTGCCCTAACTGAGGCGGCGCGGGCGGTGACACGTAAAAAAAATTCGTACCTGGCAGCCCAGTATCATCGTATTGCTGCACGACGCGGAAAAAATAGAGCCGCAGTCGCCGTAGGACATACCATTCTAACGATCGTACATATCTTGTTAACGCGAAAACAAGAATATGTGGAGCTTGGCTTTGATTACTTTGATAAGCGAAAGCGTGACATCTTGATTAACAACTCGATTAAGAGACTAGAGTCCCTTGGACTTACAGTCAGCATTCAAGAACAAACGGCTTAA
- a CDS encoding Nramp family divalent metal transporter: protein MGNLTTIKETSQHKQQVFSHANGLSLEEINNTVSLPKNAGFWKKLAAYSGPGALVAVGYMDPGNWVTSIQGGAQFGYTLLSVILLSSLIAMLLQSMCAKLGIVTGMDLAQATRQATSKPVAIVLWILTELAIMATDIAEVIGGAVALQLLFKIPLLVGVLITTLDVLLLLLLAKVGFRKIEAIVATLIATIFIVFLYEVILSTPSIGPMLKGFIPSPEIATNNGMLLIALGIVGATVMPHNLYLHSSIVQTRQYERSYEGKKEAVRFATIDSNIQLSVAFVINCLLLVLGAAMFFGTTSDLGRFTDLYNALADNAIVGAIASPVLSTLFAVALLASGQNSTITGTLSGQIVMEGFIRMKMPGWVRRIITRLLAVIPVIICVIIYGGRENAVEQLLLYTQVFLSVQLPFAIIPLTIFTSDKKRMGEFANPAWVKYLSWIIAIVLSLLNVFLIYGTFTGLA, encoded by the coding sequence ATGGGGAATTTAACAACTATCAAAGAGACATCTCAGCATAAACAACAAGTGTTCTCCCATGCGAACGGTTTGAGTCTTGAGGAGATCAATAACACAGTGTCGCTGCCCAAAAACGCAGGATTCTGGAAAAAACTAGCCGCATACAGCGGTCCAGGCGCTTTGGTCGCCGTCGGTTATATGGATCCGGGGAACTGGGTCACATCCATTCAGGGCGGGGCGCAATTCGGGTATACCCTGCTTAGCGTCATTCTTCTTTCGAGTTTAATCGCCATGCTGCTTCAAAGCATGTGCGCCAAGCTGGGGATCGTAACCGGCATGGACTTGGCCCAGGCGACACGCCAAGCCACCAGCAAACCCGTTGCCATTGTTTTATGGATTCTGACCGAACTCGCCATCATGGCGACCGATATCGCCGAAGTTATCGGGGGCGCGGTTGCGCTGCAGCTTTTATTTAAAATCCCGCTCCTTGTCGGCGTATTGATTACGACTTTAGACGTACTTCTGTTATTATTGCTGGCTAAAGTCGGATTCCGGAAAATCGAAGCCATTGTCGCCACCTTGATCGCAACCATCTTTATCGTGTTTTTGTACGAAGTGATCTTATCTACTCCAAGTATCGGGCCGATGCTTAAAGGATTTATTCCAAGCCCGGAAATCGCAACCAATAACGGCATGCTGCTGATCGCTCTCGGGATCGTAGGTGCGACCGTTATGCCTCATAACTTGTATCTGCACTCATCCATCGTTCAAACACGCCAGTACGAGCGCAGCTATGAAGGCAAAAAGGAAGCTGTCCGTTTTGCAACCATTGACTCCAACATTCAGCTTAGCGTCGCATTCGTCATCAACTGCTTGCTGCTTGTGCTCGGGGCCGCCATGTTCTTCGGTACAACCAGCGATCTCGGACGGTTCACGGATTTGTATAACGCGCTTGCCGACAATGCCATCGTCGGGGCCATCGCAAGCCCGGTGTTAAGCACATTGTTTGCCGTCGCCCTGCTGGCTTCGGGCCAGAACTCTACCATTACAGGAACTTTGTCCGGCCAAATCGTCATGGAAGGCTTTATCCGGATGAAAATGCCTGGATGGGTGCGCAGAATCATTACACGGCTCCTCGCCGTCATTCCCGTTATTATCTGCGTGATCATTTACGGCGGACGTGAAAATGCGGTCGAACAGCTGCTGCTTTATACGCAAGTATTCCTGAGCGTGCAATTGCCGTTTGCCATCATTCCGTTAACCATTTTTACAAGCGACAAAAAACGGATGGGCGAATTCGCCAACCCGGCTTGGGTCAAATATTTATCATGGATCATCGCCATTGTTTTGTCGCTGCTGAACGTCTTCCTGATCTACGGTACATTTACCGGGTTAGCTTAA